A region of the Microbacterium sp. SL75 genome:
ACGACCGATGAAGAGAACCTCTACATCGACGAACTGCACCACAGCACGGAGCAGCCCGGCTCGACCGGGGCGGAGTCCCGCCCCGAGAGCTGAGTCCCGCTCAGATCCCGGCCTCGCGGACGTCTTGCTGGGCTTGCGGTGAGGCGACGCCCTCGGCGGGGTCGGGTGTCTCGGTGCGGTGGTCGAGCTCGCGTGCTTCGCGCTCCTCGCGCCGCCCCTCGGCCAGGAACGCCAAGCGGTTGAGGCATTCGTGGTTGCGTGCGACGAGCATCGGCTTCCACAGGGCGCGGGGCAGGAACGATGCGGCTCCCGACACCGGCTCCTCGACAATGGTCACCGCCGTGCCGTCGCCGTGGGGGCGGGCGTCGATGCGGATGACTCCTCGCCCCAGGATGCCGGCCTCCGGCCTCAGTCGCAGTAGACGAGGGGGATCCCACTCCACGATCTCGGTCTGATCGTGGATCATCACGGGCCACACGCCCAGCGAGTGATGGATGCGCGATCCTTCGCGCGGCCACTGTTCGTCGACGTCGCGCATCCGCGCGGCTCCCACGACCCACACGGGGTAGAGCCAGCCGTCGGAGAGGACGGCGAAGAGGTCGTCGGGCGTGCAGCGCATCAGACGCGTGTTGCGGGCGGCCATGGCATCCCTCCTGTCGGCGTGAATCCGACTGTAGGCCGCCGCGGGGTTCTGGCCCGCTCCCCTTGACGCGCTGCCCGCGCATGAGGGGCCGGTAATCATCGTCGAGGCACTGTCCCGGCCACGATTCTCGGCCCCTCGCGCGGTGCGGGGCTCTCAGCCCCGCGTGATGTCGGTCACGGTGCCCTGGGCCAGGCGCAAGCGACGGCGGGCTCGGCGAGCGACGGCGGAGTCGTGGGTGACCACGACCAGGGTCAGCCCCTCTGCGTTGAGCTCCTGCAGCACGTCGAGGATCTCGTCGCGCATGCGTTCGTCGAGGTTTCCGGTGGGCTCGTCGGCGAGCAGCACGCGGGGCCGCTTCGCGACGGCCCGGGCGATCGCGACGCGCTGCTGCTGACCGCCCGAGAGCTCCCCGGGGCGGTGATCGGCGCGGTCGGCGAGGCCCACGCGGGTCAGGGCCGCCGTCACCCGGCCGCGGCGCTCGTCGCGGCCCAGCCCGAGGGGCTCGAGGCCCATGTCGACGTTCTCAGCTGCGGTCAGCGTCGGGATGAGGTTGAACCCCTGGAACACGAACCCGATCTCTTCGGCGCGCAGCTTCGCCAGCTGCGCGTTCGACGCCCGCGCGATGTCGAGCTCGCCCAGCACGATCGACCCGCTCGAGGGCCGGTCGAGGGCCCCGAGCATCTGCAGCAGCGTCGACTTGCCGCCGCCGGTCGGTCCCTGGATGGTGACGAAGTCGCCCACGGTGATCTCGAGGTCGACTCCGGCCAGTGCCTGCACCGTGCGATCGCGTTGTCGGTAGGTGCGGGTGACGCCGTCGAGTCGGTAGGCCGTGGCCACGGAGGGGGGAGCGGTGAGGGTCATGATGTCTCTTTCGAAAGATGGGGGATGCCGCTCACGCGACGGATCTGAGGGCGGCGGCGGGGCTGAGGCGAGCGGCTCGCCATCCGCCGAAGGCTCCGGCGAGGACCCCGCCGAGAACGGCGATCCCCACCGCCGCGACCACGACCACCGGGGTGACGGGAGCACTGAGCACGATGTCGGTGGCCTGGGCCGCGGCCTGGCCGAAGCCGCCGGGGCCTGGGCCCCCGGGTCCGCCCTGGCCGCCGGGACCGGTCGTCTCCGCGGCCACCGAGATCGTGGGCGCGATGACGTCGATGAGCAGGATGCCGCCGAGACCCAAGAGCAGTCCCACGGCCCCGCCGATCAGTCCCTGCACGAGGGACTCGCCCGCGACCTGACGCACGATGCGGCCGTTCGACCAGCCGATCGCCTTGAGCGTTCCGAACTCGCGGGTGCGCCGCGCGACGCCCGAGATGGTGAAGAGCACCGCCAGGGCGAGGGCGACCAGCAGCACGACGACCGACAGCCAGGTGCCGAGGTTCGTGATCATGGTCGATGCGCTCGAAAGCGATCCCGAGACGCTCGAGGCGAGCTCTGACTGCGAGCTGACGGTGGCCTCGGGCAGCGCGGCCGCGATCTCGCTCTGCACGGCGTCGATGGCATCCGCCGACGCGGCCTGCACGTACACCGTCGAGACGACATCGCCCGTGCCGGCGAGGGTCTGTGCGACATCGAGGGGGAGGTAGACGTTCGCCGCGGTGTCGGCGTCAGCCGAAGCGGAAGCGACGATCCCGACGACCTGCATCGCCGTGCCCGCGACCTCGACCGTGCCGCCGACGGAGAGCCCGGCGCTCGCCGCGTAGGTCGCGTCGACGACAGCGACGTCGGTGCCGGCGTCGGCCGAGGTGAGCGCGCGGCCCTCGGCCACGGTGACCGAGGAGAGCGGGCCGACGGATGCCGCGGGGTCCACGCCGAGAACGCTGAAGGAGTCGACGCCGAAGGCGCTGCCGCCGTCGCCACCCGGTCCGCCCGCAGGAGGAGCGCCCATTCCACCCGTGCCCTGCCCCGGGCCGGATCCGGTGCCCGACTGCGCGCTGCGATCGGGGACCTGGCCCGAGAAGGTCGTGTTGGTCAGTGCCAGTGCACCGGTGGCGGCCGACACCCCCTCGAGGCTCGAGACCGTGGAGACGGCGGTGGCGTCGAGCGTGCCGCGGCGCATGTCGGTCATCAGCCGCGACTGGCTGAGGGTGGTGGTGCCGTCGGCGCTCGCTCCCTCGCCGGCGCCGAAGTCGAAGCGCGAGCCGCCGCCCTGGCCCGGCTCGGACTGCGCGCCGGTCACCGTGAGGTCGGTGCCCACTCCGTACACCGACGACAGCGCCTGCGACTGGGCATCTCGGACGCCCGCAGAGAGGGCGTTCACGACGATGACGAGGGCGATCGCGATCGCGAGCCCGACCGCGACGATCACGGTCTGTTTCTTTCGGCCGGCGAGTTCGCGCCGCAGGTAGGTGCCGTACATGCTTCTCCTTCCGGACGCGGGGTGCGGCCGTTGCGTCGACCGTAAGAACGGCACCCTCACCGCTGCCTCACCGTTCCTATGAAGGAGATATGTCGCGCGACGACGGCGTCTCGAAGCGTGCATGCTGGCTGTCATGGCATCCCGTCCCGCGCCCCTCACCCGCCCCGACGGCTCCCCCGTCCGGGCCCTGATCGTCGACGACGAGGCCAACCTCAGCGACCTGCTGCGGATGGCGCTCGAGAACGAGGGGTGGGACGCCCGCACCGCCGCGAACGGTCAGGAAGCGCTCGGCACGATCCGGGAGTTCGGCCCCGACCTGCTCGTTCTCGACATCATGATGCCGGGGCTCGACGGCATGGAGCTGCTGACCCGTATCCGCGCCGCGGGCAACGACGCTCCCGTGCTGTTCCTCACGGCGAAAGACGCGGTGGAGGACCGGATCGCGGGCATCTCGGCCGGGGCCGACGACTACGTCACCAAGCCCTTCAACCTCGAAGAGGTCGTCGTGCGGCTGCGGGGAATGGCCCGCCGTCACGTCGCGGTCGTCGCCGACGCCGATCCGCGGCTGCGCGTCGGAGACCTCACGCTCGACGAGGAGTCGTACGAGGTCGAGCGCGGCGGCATCCCGATCAAGCTCACCGCGAGAGAGTTCGACCTGCTCCGCTACCTCATGCAGAACCCGCGACGCGTGCTCAGCAAGGCGCAGATCCTCGACCAGGTGTGGAGCTACGACTTCGGCGGGAACGGCAGCGTGGTCGAGATCTACATCTCGTACCTGCGCAAGAAGATCGACACTCTCGGCGACCCGCTGATCCACACCGTGCGCGGTGTGGGGTACTCGATCAAGACCGTCTGATGCGCGTTCGATGGACGCTGCGGCGCACCCTCGTCGTGGGGACGAGCGTGCTCGTCGGCCTCGCCTTCTTGGTGATGAGTGTCGCCACCGTCGTGGCACTGCGCTCCTTCACGCTCGACCGGCTCGACCAGCAGGTGCGCGAGGGTCTGTCGTTCGCCGTGGGGCGCGACGGCTCGGGCGGGCCCTTCGGCGGGGAGCGTCCCCCTCAGCGGGATGCCGGTGCCCCGGCGCCGCGCATCGGCACCCTGCAAGCGGTGGTCGACGGTGCGGGCGGGGTCCTCGTCTCGAGTTACACACGCTCGGATGGCACGGTGGTCGCGCTGACGGACGAACAGGTCGCGCTGCTGCGATCGGCGGTGCCGACCGACCGGACCCCGACGACCGTCGACCTCGGGGGCGACCTCGGGGCGTTCCGCGTCGCCGCGGCCGAGAACGACGGTGCGACCGTGTTCGTCGGCAGCTCCCAGGCGGATGTCACCGCGACCACCTCGGCGCTGACCGTCATCCTCGTCGCGGTGTCAGCCGTCACGCTGATCGTCGCGATCCTGGGGCTGTCGCTCTTCGTGCGGCGGAGCCTGCGACCGCTCGACCGTGTCGCCGCGGTCGCGCAGCGCGTGTCGACCCTGTCGCTCAGCGCGGGCGCGGTCGACATCCCCGATCGGGTCGCTCCGGCGGACACCCGCGTCGACAACGAGGTGGGACGCGTCGGCTCGTCGCTGAACGACCTGCTCGGGCACGTGCAGTCCTCCCTCGTGGCGCGGCAGCACAGCGAGGACCAGCTGCGACGCTTCATCGCCGATGCGAGCCACGAGCTGCGCACGCCCCTGGCGAGCATCCGCGGTTACGCGCAGCTCTCGCTCGGCGAGGACGCACCCATGACGCCGACCCAGGCCCGCTCGTTCGACCGGATCGAGTCGGAGGCCGAGCGCATGGCATCCCTCGTCGACGACCTTCTGCTTCTGGCGAGACTGGATGCCGGCCAGCCCCTGAGACGCGAAGAGGTCGAGCTGACCCTGCTCGCCGTCGACGCCGTGAGCGATGCGCAGGCGGCGGATGCGACGCACGAGTGGCGTCTCGATGTCGCAGACGACGACCTCATCTCGGTCACGGGCGACGAGAACCGCCTGCGACAGGTCGTCGCGAACCTGCTCCGCAACGCGCAGACGCACACGCCGGCGGGCACGACGGTGACGTTGTCGCTCGTGCGCGAAGGTGCGGAAGCCGTGCTGCGCGTGACCGACACCGGCCCGGGGATCGATCCGGGCGTCGCCCGGCGGCTGTTCGACCGCTTCGCACGCGGCGACGACTCCCGCAACCGCGATGCCGGGAGCACGGGCCTCGGACTGTCGATCGCGGAGGCCATCGTCACCGCCCACCGCGGGTCGATCTCGGTGGAGAGTCGGCCGGGGCGGACGGTGTTCGAGGTGAGGCTTCCGGTGTGAGCTCGGGCGCCGGGGGGAGGCAGGTGGTCCCGGCGTCACATGGCGTGCCCCGCGACGGGTTCGCGAGACGCGTCAGCCGATGAGGCTCGGCTGCAGGTCGCGCAGCGTGCGGTGGTGCGTCATCCGCGTGACGCCGATCGCCGCGATCAGCACGCCGCCGACCATCCACGCGCCGAGCACCAGCAGGTCTTGGCCGACTCGCGAGACGTCTCCGCCGTACATGACCTGCCGCATGGCATCCACGACGTATCCCATCGGCAGCACGTGGTGCAGGGCGGCGAGGGGCTCGGGCAGGGTCTGCCACGGGAACGTGCCTCCGGCGGTGACGAGCTGCAACACCATCAGCACGAGTCCGAGGAACTGCCCCACCGACCCGAGCCAGACGTTCAGCGCGAGAACGATCGCCGCGTACGTCGCCGAGGCGAACAGCAGGATGCCGAGGGCCGCCCAGGGGTTCGCGAACGAGAACTGCAACGCGAAGGCGAGGATCGTGAACAGTCCCACCATCTGCAGGGCGCCGAGCCCCGCGGGCGTGAGCCAGCCCGCGAGAGTCACGCGGAAGGGCGAACGCAGCGCCGTGACCGCGCGCTTCGACACCGGCTTCACGATGAGGAACAGCGCGTAGATGCCGATCCATCCGGCCAGGGCGGCGAAGAACGGGGCCAGCCCCGCGCCGTAGTTCTGCGCCTTGGTGACCGAGGTCGAGCCGACCGCGACGGGGTCAGAGATGGCCGAGGCCTGCGCCTGGCGAGTGGCCTGATCGGAGTCCGGGATCTGGTTCACACCCGCCGCGAGGCCGTCGCGCAGCTGCGTCGCACCCGTCGAGAGCTGGGCGATGCCATCGTCGAGCTGGGTCGCGCCGTCGCGGAGCTGAGCGGATCCGTCGCGGAGCTGGGAGGCTCCGGATGCCGCGGTCGCGGCGCCGTCGGCCAGCGTCGAGGCGCCGTCGGCGGCGCTGGCGGCACCGGTGGCCAGGGTGGCGCTTCCCGAGGCGACCTGGCGGGCGCCGTCGTCGAGCTGGTCGATCTGCGTGACCGTGTCTTGCACGCGCGAGTTGGCGGCCGTGAGGCGCTCTCCGACGGGGTCGAGACGCGTGAGGATCTGGTCGATGCGGGCCTGGTCGAGCCCCGCGTCGGCCAGGGCCTTGGCGATGTCGGTGCGCGCCTGGGGGAGCTGCGACGCCGCGTCGCCGGCGACGGAGCCGACCTGGCGGGCCGCCGCGTCCAGGCGGTCGACGCCTCCGGCCACCTGCTGGGCGCCGTCGGCGACGCGGGCGGAGCCGTCGCGCAGCTGTGCGGTTCCGTCGCGCAGCTGATTCGCGCCCGCCGACAACTGCGCGTTGCCGTCGGCCAGCTTCGCGGCGCCCTCGGCGAGGGTGGTCGAGCCGGTCGAGAGCTGCGACGAGCCGTTCTTCGCGCTCGCGAGACCGTCGACGAGTTGGGTCGCCCCGTTCGTGGCATCCACGAGCTTCACCCGGATGGTGTTCAGGGCGTCGAGCAGCGTCAGACCGGCCTCGTCGACGACCTTCTTCGCCACCGACGACTGGATGCGGGCCACGGCCTGGGTGCCGATCGTGGAGGCGAGGTAGTTGTTGGCGTCGTTCGTGCGCAGTTCGATGTCGGCCTGACGGGGCGTCGAGCTCGAGAGCGAGGCGACGGCCTCGGTGAAGTCGGCCGGCAGGGTCACGACGAAGTCGAAGTCGCCCGCCTGCAGGCCGGCGTCGGCCTGGTCGGGCGACACGCGGTGCCACTCGAAGGTGTCGCTGTCGAGCAATTGCTCGGCGGCCTCGTCGCCGAGATTGCGCTGCTGACCGTTGACGTCGGCCCCCTGGTCGTCGACCACGAGGGCGACGGGGACGTTCGACAGATTGCCGTAGGGGTCTTGGTTGGCCCAGAGGTAGAGGCCGCCGTACAGGATGGGGACCGCGAGCAACGCGATGAGGGCGATCACCGACATGCGGGTCGAGGTGAGGCGGCGCAGCTCCGCCGTGATCATCTGCGGGATCTTCATCGGGCGGCCTCCACCGTCTCGTCGAGGGCGTCGATCATGGTCTTCGAGGCGTGGCCCGCGACCACGAGCACGGCGTACCCGCGCTCGGCGAACTCCTCGGCGATACGCCACCAGGCGAGCGGTTCGCCGCCGTGGCGGTCGGGGGCGACCAGGACGAGCCCCTCGACGTCTTTGCGGAGGGCTGCGAGTTCGAGCAGCAGGCGCACCCGGGCTGCGGGCTCGACGTTGCCGATGGCCACGTTCGCGAGCGACTCGAGCCCGATGCCCTCGAGCCAGCGCGCGGCGGAGAACGGATTCGGGGCGTGGCCGGCGAACATCAGCTCCTCGGCGACGACCCCGGTGACGGTGACGTTCGACTCGGGTTCCGAGACCACGGGGGCATCGACGAGCGCGACCCGGCGGCGGATGCCCGAGGAGTCGGAGCGACCGTCGAGGGTCACGGTGCCGCTGTCGACCTTCATGCGACCGGATGCCACGAGGCCCAGCACCGTGGGGCGCTGCTCGGTCTCGGCGACGACCAGGGTCGCGCGGCCGGTCTCGTACGAGGTCGACGTCTCCGGAAGGGCACTGTGCGCGCGGCCCTTCGCGACGGCGTTCAGGACGACTCTCACTGCGCCTCCAGGTCGGGGTGCTGCTCCAGCAGGGTGCGGGCTTCGGTCCACGAGAGTCCCGCGATGCTGAGGACCGCGCATACCGCGATCGAGCGGGCCGTCGACGAACCGGCATCCACCCGCGACACGACCATGCGGCCGGTCTCTTCGAGAAGG
Encoded here:
- a CDS encoding YhgE/Pip domain-containing protein translates to MKIPQMITAELRRLTSTRMSVIALIALLAVPILYGGLYLWANQDPYGNLSNVPVALVVDDQGADVNGQQRNLGDEAAEQLLDSDTFEWHRVSPDQADAGLQAGDFDFVVTLPADFTEAVASLSSSTPRQADIELRTNDANNYLASTIGTQAVARIQSSVAKKVVDEAGLTLLDALNTIRVKLVDATNGATQLVDGLASAKNGSSQLSTGSTTLAEGAAKLADGNAQLSAGANQLRDGTAQLRDGSARVADGAQQVAGGVDRLDAAARQVGSVAGDAASQLPQARTDIAKALADAGLDQARIDQILTRLDPVGERLTAANSRVQDTVTQIDQLDDGARQVASGSATLATGAASAADGASTLADGAATAASGASQLRDGSAQLRDGATQLDDGIAQLSTGATQLRDGLAAGVNQIPDSDQATRQAQASAISDPVAVGSTSVTKAQNYGAGLAPFFAALAGWIGIYALFLIVKPVSKRAVTALRSPFRVTLAGWLTPAGLGALQMVGLFTILAFALQFSFANPWAALGILLFASATYAAIVLALNVWLGSVGQFLGLVLMVLQLVTAGGTFPWQTLPEPLAALHHVLPMGYVVDAMRQVMYGGDVSRVGQDLLVLGAWMVGGVLIAAIGVTRMTHHRTLRDLQPSLIG
- a CDS encoding SRPBCC family protein; translation: MAARNTRLMRCTPDDLFAVLSDGWLYPVWVVGAARMRDVDEQWPREGSRIHHSLGVWPVMIHDQTEIVEWDPPRLLRLRPEAGILGRGVIRIDARPHGDGTAVTIVEEPVSGAASFLPRALWKPMLVARNHECLNRLAFLAEGRREEREARELDHRTETPDPAEGVASPQAQQDVREAGI
- a CDS encoding sensor histidine kinase, which codes for MRVRWTLRRTLVVGTSVLVGLAFLVMSVATVVALRSFTLDRLDQQVREGLSFAVGRDGSGGPFGGERPPQRDAGAPAPRIGTLQAVVDGAGGVLVSSYTRSDGTVVALTDEQVALLRSAVPTDRTPTTVDLGGDLGAFRVAAAENDGATVFVGSSQADVTATTSALTVILVAVSAVTLIVAILGLSLFVRRSLRPLDRVAAVAQRVSTLSLSAGAVDIPDRVAPADTRVDNEVGRVGSSLNDLLGHVQSSLVARQHSEDQLRRFIADASHELRTPLASIRGYAQLSLGEDAPMTPTQARSFDRIESEAERMASLVDDLLLLARLDAGQPLRREEVELTLLAVDAVSDAQAADATHEWRLDVADDDLISVTGDENRLRQVVANLLRNAQTHTPAGTTVTLSLVREGAEAVLRVTDTGPGIDPGVARRLFDRFARGDDSRNRDAGSTGLGLSIAEAIVTAHRGSISVESRPGRTVFEVRLPV
- a CDS encoding ABC transporter permease: MYGTYLRRELAGRKKQTVIVAVGLAIAIALVIVVNALSAGVRDAQSQALSSVYGVGTDLTVTGAQSEPGQGGGSRFDFGAGEGASADGTTTLSQSRLMTDMRRGTLDATAVSTVSSLEGVSAATGALALTNTTFSGQVPDRSAQSGTGSGPGQGTGGMGAPPAGGPGGDGGSAFGVDSFSVLGVDPAASVGPLSSVTVAEGRALTSADAGTDVAVVDATYAASAGLSVGGTVEVAGTAMQVVGIVASASADADTAANVYLPLDVAQTLAGTGDVVSTVYVQAASADAIDAVQSEIAAALPEATVSSQSELASSVSGSLSSASTMITNLGTWLSVVVLLVALALAVLFTISGVARRTREFGTLKAIGWSNGRIVRQVAGESLVQGLIGGAVGLLLGLGGILLIDVIAPTISVAAETTGPGGQGGPGGPGPGGFGQAAAQATDIVLSAPVTPVVVVAAVGIAVLGGVLAGAFGGWRAARLSPAAALRSVA
- a CDS encoding ABC transporter ATP-binding protein, translated to MTLTAPPSVATAYRLDGVTRTYRQRDRTVQALAGVDLEITVGDFVTIQGPTGGGKSTLLQMLGALDRPSSGSIVLGELDIARASNAQLAKLRAEEIGFVFQGFNLIPTLTAAENVDMGLEPLGLGRDERRGRVTAALTRVGLADRADHRPGELSGGQQQRVAIARAVAKRPRVLLADEPTGNLDERMRDEILDVLQELNAEGLTLVVVTHDSAVARRARRRLRLAQGTVTDITRG
- a CDS encoding response regulator transcription factor encodes the protein MASRPAPLTRPDGSPVRALIVDDEANLSDLLRMALENEGWDARTAANGQEALGTIREFGPDLLVLDIMMPGLDGMELLTRIRAAGNDAPVLFLTAKDAVEDRIAGISAGADDYVTKPFNLEEVVVRLRGMARRHVAVVADADPRLRVGDLTLDEESYEVERGGIPIKLTAREFDLLRYLMQNPRRVLSKAQILDQVWSYDFGGNGSVVEIYISYLRKKIDTLGDPLIHTVRGVGYSIKTV